A single genomic interval of Lathyrus oleraceus cultivar Zhongwan6 chromosome 7, CAAS_Psat_ZW6_1.0, whole genome shotgun sequence harbors:
- the LOC127103855 gene encoding UDP-D-apiose/UDP-D-xylose synthase 2, translating into MAKANLDGNPITPLSICMIGGGGFIGSHLCEKLMSETSHIAIVVDVSSEKINHLLDKSLPWAKRIEFHHMNIKNDSRLETLVKASDLTINLAAICTPADYNTRPLDTIFSNFIDAIPVIKFCTENNKRLIHFSTCEVFGKTIGSFLPEEYRKEPQYYMLKEDVSPCIFGPVHKQRWSYACAKQMTDRLIYAEHAENGLKFTIVRPYNWIGPRMDFIPGVDGPSDGVPRVLACFSNNLLRGEPLKLVDGGRSQRTFLYVKDAIEAVLLMIDNPNRANGHIFNVGNPDNEVSVKQLAELMIKVYAKVADVPASSLSTLDVTSEDFYGKGYDDSDRRIPDMTIITKQLGWKPRTSLDELLDSTLQYQHQTYSHAIKKELSNPST; encoded by the exons ATGGCCAAGGCGAACCTCGACGGGAACCCAATCACTCCGTTATCAATTTGCATGATCGGCGGCGGTGGATTCATCGGATCACACCTCTGCGAAAAGTTAATGTCCGAAACTTCTCACATAGCCATTGTCGTCGATGTCTCCTCTGAGAAAATCAATCACCTCCTTGATAAGTCTCTTCCTTGGGCCAAACGAATCGAGTTTCATCACATGAACATCAAGAACGATTCGCGCCTTGAGACTCTCGTCAAAGCTTCCGATCTC ACTATCAATCTTGCTGCGATTTGCACGCCGGCGGATTATAATACGCGGCCTTTGGACACTATTTTCAGTAATTTCATTGATGCGATTCCGGTG ATTAAATTTTGCACTGAGAACAATAAGCGTTTGATTCATTTTTCTACTTGTGAGGTCTTTGGGAAGACTATAGGTAGCTTTCTGCCTGAGGAATATAGAAAG GAACCCCAATATTACATGCTCAAAGAAGATGTGAGTCCATGTATTTTTGGTCCAGTTCATAAACAAAGATGGTCTTATGCATGTGCAAAGCAAATGACAGACAGGCTAATTTATG CTGAGCATGCTGAGAATGGCCTGAAGTTCACTATTGTGAGACCTTATAACTGGATTGGACCAAGAATGGACTTCATTCCTGGTGTGGATGGCCCGAGTGATGGTGTCCCCAGAGTTTTAGCTTGTTTCAGTAAT AATCTCCTTCGTGGTGAGCCGCTCAAGCTTGTTGATGGCGGACGTTCCCAGAGAACCTTTCTCTATGTCAAAGATGCAATTGAGGCTGTTTTGTTAATGATT GATAACCCTAATAGAGCAAATGGACACATTTTTAATGTGGGAAACCCAGACAATGAAGTATCTGTGAAGCAACTAGCTGAGCTTATGATAAAG GTATATGCAAAGGTGGCTGATGTACCTGCCTCTAGTCTATCAACTCTGGATGTGACTTCAGAGGATTTCTATGGAAAAGGCTATGATGACAGTGATAGGCGCATCCCTGACATGACAATTATCACTAAGCAGCTTG GTTGGAAGCCAAGAACATCACTTGATGAACTGTTGGATTCTACCCTTCAATATCAACATCAGACATATTCTCATGCTATCAAGAAAGAACTCTCCAACCCTTCAACTTGA
- the LOC127105983 gene encoding uncharacterized protein LOC127105983 isoform X1, whose protein sequence is MGKREKQKQKHDRTQRGRDYYLQENDTAQPFSSTSTLSPADNEEEEEEAIDDADSDNNNNEQHPSHDMPSKFLLYQQSVQSPKGDISYLQKFFLMYVGGRVPLHLQEDFCGTAFLSTEWLRSDPRKTAIGLDLDLEALTWCLENNIPKIGADGFSRISLFHGNVLQPLQSKLVEMDPEELVRNISLSQNTENLQVDVLESDVPTSSSAQDDKLTAKNFPMNGRDIVCAFNYSCCCLHKRADLVLYFKHVRDALSTKGGIFVMDLYGGTSSENKLKLQRRFPNFTYVWEQAEFDIIQRKTRISLHFHLKKEQRKLRHAFSYSWRLWTLPEIRDCLEEAGFRSVHFWVREMPDTTEITRTEGFGAGKDIKYEETTSFQQQDSWNAYIVGVA, encoded by the exons ATGGGAAAGCGAGAGAAGCAGAAGCAGAAACACGACAGAACTCAACGAGGAAGAGATTACTATCTTCAAGAGAATGACACTGCACAACCCTTCTCTTCTACTTCAACGCTTTCACCCGCTGAcaacgaagaagaagaagaagaagcaatAGATGACGCTGATTCTGACAACAACAACAATGAACAACACCCATCACACGATATGCCTTCAAAATTTCTCCTTTACCAACAATCTGTCCAG TCTCCCAAAGGAGACATTAGTTATTTGCAAAAGTTCTTTCTCATGTATGTTGGGGGAAGGGTGCCCCTCCATCTTCAAGAAGATTTCTGCGGCACTGCGTTTCTTAG TACAGAATGGCTCCGAAGCGATCCAAGAAAGACAGCCATAGGATTAGATTTGGATCTTGAGGCACTTACTTGGTGCCTGGAAAACAATATACCTAAAATTGGGGCTGATGGGTTTTCTAGAATATCCCTCTTTCATGGGAATGTTCTACAACCTCTTCAGTCAAAACTTGTGGAAATGGACCCTGAGGAGCTGGTAAGGAATATTTCACTGTCACAGAATACAGAGAATCTGCAGGTCGATGTGCTTGAGTCGGATGTCCCAACAAGCTCTTCTGCTCAAGATGATAAGTTAACTGCGAAAAACTTTCCAATGAACGGGAGAGATATTGTGTGTGCATTTAACTACAGCTGTTGTTGTCTCCATAAACGTGCTGATCTAGTTTTGTATTTCAAGCATGTTCGTGATGCCTTGTCAACAAAAGGTGGAATTTTCGTGATGGATTTATATGGAGGTACATCTTCAGAGAACAAGTTGAAGCTTCAAAGAAGATTTCCTAATTTTACG TATGTATGGGAGCAAGCTGAATTTGATATTATTCAACggaaaacaaggattagtctcCATTTTCATCTGAAAAAGGAGCAAAGAAAGCTTCGCCATGCGTTTTCATACAGCTGGCGGCT ATGGACATTGCCTGAGATAAGGGATTGCTTAGAAGAAGCTGGATTTCGATCTGTTCACTTTTGGGTTCGAGAAATGCCAGACACCACGGAAATCACAAGAACTGAAGGATTTGGAGCAGGAAAGGATATAAAATATGAAGAGACAACGAGTTTTCAGCAACAAGATTCTTGGAATGCTTACATAGTTGGTGTTGCATAG
- the LOC127105983 gene encoding uncharacterized protein LOC127105983 isoform X2 — protein sequence MTLILTTTTMNNTHHTICLQNFSFTNNLSSLPKETLVICKSSFSCMLGEGCPSIFKKISAALRFLEWLRSDPRKTAIGLDLDLEALTWCLENNIPKIGADGFSRISLFHGNVLQPLQSKLVEMDPEELVRNISLSQNTENLQVDVLESDVPTSSSAQDDKLTAKNFPMNGRDIVCAFNYSCCCLHKRADLVLYFKHVRDALSTKGGIFVMDLYGGTSSENKLKLQRRFPNFTYVWEQAEFDIIQRKTRISLHFHLKKEQRKLRHAFSYSWRLWTLPEIRDCLEEAGFRSVHFWVREMPDTTEITRTEGFGAGKDIKYEETTSFQQQDSWNAYIVGVA from the exons ATGACGCTGATTCTGACAACAACAACAATGAACAACACCCATCACACGATATGCCTTCAAAATTTCTCCTTTACCAACAATCTGTCCAG TCTCCCAAAGGAGACATTAGTTATTTGCAAAAGTTCTTTCTCATGTATGTTGGGGGAAGGGTGCCCCTCCATCTTCAAGAAGATTTCTGCGGCACTGCGTTTCTTAG AATGGCTCCGAAGCGATCCAAGAAAGACAGCCATAGGATTAGATTTGGATCTTGAGGCACTTACTTGGTGCCTGGAAAACAATATACCTAAAATTGGGGCTGATGGGTTTTCTAGAATATCCCTCTTTCATGGGAATGTTCTACAACCTCTTCAGTCAAAACTTGTGGAAATGGACCCTGAGGAGCTGGTAAGGAATATTTCACTGTCACAGAATACAGAGAATCTGCAGGTCGATGTGCTTGAGTCGGATGTCCCAACAAGCTCTTCTGCTCAAGATGATAAGTTAACTGCGAAAAACTTTCCAATGAACGGGAGAGATATTGTGTGTGCATTTAACTACAGCTGTTGTTGTCTCCATAAACGTGCTGATCTAGTTTTGTATTTCAAGCATGTTCGTGATGCCTTGTCAACAAAAGGTGGAATTTTCGTGATGGATTTATATGGAGGTACATCTTCAGAGAACAAGTTGAAGCTTCAAAGAAGATTTCCTAATTTTACG TATGTATGGGAGCAAGCTGAATTTGATATTATTCAACggaaaacaaggattagtctcCATTTTCATCTGAAAAAGGAGCAAAGAAAGCTTCGCCATGCGTTTTCATACAGCTGGCGGCT ATGGACATTGCCTGAGATAAGGGATTGCTTAGAAGAAGCTGGATTTCGATCTGTTCACTTTTGGGTTCGAGAAATGCCAGACACCACGGAAATCACAAGAACTGAAGGATTTGGAGCAGGAAAGGATATAAAATATGAAGAGACAACGAGTTTTCAGCAACAAGATTCTTGGAATGCTTACATAGTTGGTGTTGCATAG